The Lysinibacillus irui sequence ACTGGCCATTCCACAGGGAAATTAACAGCGCAGCACAGCATCGTGTATGCTAATCTTTTAGAAAAACTATCGGTCGAAGAAGCACAGCTCTACTATCAGCTTAATCAACAAGCCATCGATCAAGCCAGACAAATACTTCCGGAAAATAGTGTGCGGCAAGTAGATTCGCTATTATATTGTCAATCGAAAGAAGGGTATGCACAATTATTAAAAGAGTGGAATGCTTATAAGGTTTTAAATATTAAGTCAAAAATTACTTCTGACACTGAGCTACCCTTCCCTATTACAAAAGCCTTATGTATGTCACAACAGGCACAAATAAATCCTTTAGAGGTTAGTAATTTTCTTGCAAAAGAGGCACAGGCTATGGGCGCAAGACTATATTCAAATACCCGTGTACAGCAATTAAACATACCACAAAATAACTTACATACCGAAAAAAACATCTCGGTTCAATATAACAAGCTTATTTTGTGCTCGCATTATCCAATTGAGGCATTTAGAGGACTACACCTTTTCAAATTGTCTAATAGTCGTTCATACATGGTTGCTAGTAAGGTTTCAGAGACGATGCAAGGACAATATTTATCAGTTGACTTCCCTTCTCGTTCTATCCGAACAGCTACTATTAACAACGAACATTACTTAGTACTTGGCGGAGCGAATCATATTGCTGGGGAGACCGTAAATACAGAGCCTTATTATGAAGCAATATCCAATGAAATGAAGGAGCATTTTGAGCAGCAACCACTCTATCGATGGTCTGCTCAGGATATTGAAACACCAGATATTGTACCTTATGTAGGTAGAATAACAAACTCCTTGCCAAATGTGCTCATTGCCACTGGCTACCGAAAATGGGGTATATCAAATTCCTTTGTCGCTGGGGACATCCTATCCTCCCTTATTACCGGTGCAAGAAGTGAGGATGGAGCCATTGCCCTTTATTCACCATCACGTACAAAATTCGGTGCGCAATTCATGCAGATGCTCAAAGTAGGAGGTTTTGTCGCAAAGGAATATATAGCTGGTTATATGAAGAATGTCACAGCTCCGACCTGCACACATTTAGGTTGTAAAACGAAATGGAATGAAGCGGATGAAACATGGGACTGCCCATGCCACGGTTCTCGTTTTAATGCAAAAGGAGAGGTGCTAGAGGGTCCAGCAGTACAACCATTAAAACTAGATTAAAAAAAGAGGCTGTCTTTATAGACAACCTCTTTTATATTATTTTAAAGCTTCTGTTAATACAGGTACAATTTGTTTTTTACGAGACACAACACCCGGTAATACAACACGATTGTTGATAAGCTCAGCACCGAATCCTTTTGCAGCCACTTCAGCTACTTGTCCAATGGCAACAGCTGTTGAATCGTTATTTAAAATGTCAGTAACAACGAAGAAGAATAGATCTAAGCCGTTTTCTGCAACATTTTTATTTAATAAGATTTCTAACTCCTCTTGGCGATTAAGGACATCGTTAATATCAACTGCATTGACTTGAGCCACAACAGATTTGTACTCGCCAAATTGGAATTCTTTCGCATCTAATGATAATAGGTCTTCTAAAGATTTATCAGATAAATCAGCACCTGCTTTCAGCATCGCTAATCCATATTCTGCAGCATCCACCCCTGCAATTTGAGCTAGTTCCTCACCAGCTTTAACATCTTGTTCTGTGCAAGTTGGTGATTTAAAAAGTAATGTATCAGAAACGATTGCTGATAACATTAAACCAGCGATGTTTGCAGGTATTGCAACACCGTTTTCTTTGAAAATTTTGTTTAGAATTGTAGCCGTACAGCCGACAGGTTCAGCGCGATAATATAATGGATCAGCTGTTTGGAAGTTGGCAATACGGTGGTGGTCGATTACTTCTGTAATTTGTACTTCTTCGATACCGTCTGCAGATTGCTGGAACTCATTGTGGTCAACAAGAATTACTTTGTCCGCTTCCCCTACTACAGATGTGATTAAACGAGGTGCCTCAAAACCAAATTTGTCTAATGCAAACTGAGTTTCATTATTAACATCTCCAAGACGCACTGCCTCAGCTTCCTCACCAATTTGTTGTTTTAAATAGGCATATACAATAGCAGATGTGATTGTGTCTGTATCTGGATTTTTATGTCCAAAAACTAATACTTTACTCATTGAATCAATTCCTCCTAAAATAGCACTTACATTTGTATTTTATTTTATCATACTTTATAGCCTTATAAGCGATAAAGTCAAACTTTGAATCCATTAATGACTCTGCAAAATAAGGGTCCAAATTCCCCAAAGCCGGTGTCCTATCTTGGACAGTTGTTTACTATCTGATCTCTCAAAAACTCTCTCAAAACCGGTACAATTTGTCTCAGACTACAATCGTTCTGTCTAAAATTTACTATAGAAAAATAATCCTAAACGTTTAAAAACTTACTTTTCGAATAGGATAGATAGATTATAACCCCCTTGACCTGTAATGTACAATTCAAAGGCGATTAAATCCTCTTATACTATTATCTATTTTTACCAGCCTTTTTTTAACATTCAATAGTAAAAATATATCTTTTTTTTAAAATATATAGTTTACATAGATATTTAGTTGTGTTTTCATATTTAAGTCATCATAATTTTATGCTATCATCAGATAGTCTATATTATTGGATATTCAGGAAATGGGGATTACGATGACAAAGAAGATGGAAAAAAAGTACATTCCTTTAGCAAACTATTTTGAAGTAGCTTTACAACAAGAAATCACTTTATCCTTTAGTGAGTTAGAAAACATTATGGGACAAGCACTACCAAACGCCGCCTACTTAAATAAAAGCTGGTGGAAAAAAACGAAGCCCCCTCTCTCACATTATTTATCATGGACAAATGCAGGTTATTATGTCATTGATGTTAAATTAGGTACTAGTGTCACTTTCTCTCGCACTCAAATGAAGACTACTGAAAACAATACTGCTAACAATGAGGAAAACCCTTCAGCATACATAATTAGAGGGATTGAAGCATCCGATGCTCGTTCATTCATTCATTTACAAGAGGAGATTTTCCAACAAACTGACTTCATGTATAATGTTCAAAATGAGCTAGACCTAACTGTTCAACAACTTCGTAAAAATTTAGCCTATTGGAAGCAACTAAAAAATCGTACAATTCTACTTTGTGTTTTAAATGGGATATTTGCAGGCTATGCTGTCGTACATGGGTATAAACAATCAAAAGTGAGACATGTTGCCTCTATTCGTTTAGCTGTGAAGGAAGAACATCAACAAAAGGGCATTGGCTCAGCACTAATGAAGGCTGTTGAAAATTGGTCTAAACAACGTGATATTTCTCGTTTAGAATTAACGGTTATGGAGCATAACAATGTGGCTCTACATCTTTTTACAAAGCTAGGATTCCAACAAGAAGGCATTCGACAAAATGCTATTAAATTAAATAATACTTATGTTAACGAATATTGCTTAAGTAAAATTCTATAATTCACTTTTCCTAGATGTCTAAATCATATTTGGACATCTTTTTTTAGTTTCTCAAAAAAATACGCATAGACTTGTGTGTTGTTACACACCATCTATGCGTTGTCTCCCTTAAAAAACCTGTTTCTCTCTAACAGCATCTAAAAACAGTACATTATTTTCCACTTGCTCATAGGATTGCTGATATTTTTCATACTGCCCCTTGTCCTGACTTATCATTTCCTCTATCAGTGCATGCAAGAAAGAAAATAACACAGGAGCGATGTCTAGCGAAGAATGATTTTTTGTGCCAAGAGCAAATAATGCACTAGCATATTCTCGAATAGGCGAAAATGCAGAACCTGTAATGGCAATAATCTTCACCTTTTTTATCTTGGCAATTTCAATAATTGTCTTAATATCTTTCATTTGTTTATCAAAAGATAGCACAATTAAAGTCGTATGTTCGCCCATGCTATTCATTTGATTAACTAGTTCCTCCGAGTCCAAACGAAGTTGCTTAATATTTGTACGTAACGTTTTTAATGTGTTTGAAAGCCAATTCGCCACAGATGCATGATGACAGGTACCTAGAATATAGATATTATCTGCTTCATGCATCCATTTTGAACTTTTTTGAATTTGTTGCTCGTTAATTAGCTGAATTGTTTCTTGAATATGTTGGCTATCTCGATGCATAATCTTACCAAAGTTAGAATTGGTCAGCTTTTTAGCAATATATGTAGGCTGTAGGTTAGTTCCTACACTTTGAGACATGATATCATTTCTTATTTCCTCTTGAAGTTCTACATACCCTGATAATTCCATGGCATAACAAAAACGAATCACTGTAGATTCACTTACATTAGCAAGTCTGCCAACCTCTGCAGCCCCATTAGCAATAACAGTAGTGGGATTATCCATTACAAATTGCGCTACTTTGCGTTGACCCTTTGACAGCCTTACAAACCTTTTCTTTATATCCTCATGAATACTCATTCCTAACAACCTTTCTTTCAATGACCTTATCACGAATGGGAGATTGTTTCCTACTGGCTCAAAATTCGATTAAAAATACAGTATCACGATTACAATTTGAATACAATGACTTTTCTGAAAAATCTTTATCGCATTAACCTGCTAATATAGCAATTTAGTTTATAATTTAACTTTTTTATTGATTTGTCATTTTAACAAATAATTTAGTTAAATTAAATAAAAATTAATAAATACTCATTTTTACTTCTTAAACTAGCGAATAAAGACAAAAATGTCCTGGATCCATTATTCAGATCCAGAACATTCAATTTCATGTCTATTCTAATTCAAGTTGCTTCGTTTCTTTCCCAAGGAAGATAACACCCACAACGCCAATAATGATTGCTCCACAGAAGATAGCAAAGATGAAACCTATGTCATACCCTGCTGTTAATAGAAAACCAACAAGCAATGGACCAAAAATACCACCTATTCTCCCTACTGCTGCCGCCATTCCCGCACCTGTTCCACGAATGATAGAAGGATACTGCTCCGGTGTATAAGCGTATAATGCTCCCCAAGCTCCTAAGTTAAAGAAAGATAAAAACATACCCGAAGTTAACAGCATGGCAAGAGTATCTGCATTCCCAAAAATTAATGCACTCACAGCGGTACCAATTAGATAAGAAACAAGGACAAATTTGCGTCCAAATTTTTCTATAAACCAAGCTGCTGTAAAGTATCCTGGCAATTGAGCTAATGTCATGATCAAAACATATTTAAAGCTTGTAATCATATCAAAGCCCTTTCCAACCATTACACTTGGAAGCCATAAAAACATACCATAATAGGAGAATACGACTGTAAACCATAAAATCCACAGCATCAATGTCGATTTAGCATACTTCTTCGACCAAACTTCTTTCATATTTTGGCTAATGCTTCTTTTTTTAGATTCTTCCTTCACAGTAAATTGAGGTGAATCTGGCAGATGCCAACGAAGATAAATAGCATAAAATGCTGGAAGCGCTGTTAGTATCAATGCCACTCGCCACCCCCATGTAGGAATGACAAAATACGAAATAAGCGCTGCAATTAACCATCCTGCTGCCCAAAAACTTTCTAGCAAAACAACTACTCGCCCTCTTTCTTTTGCTGCTACACTTTCAGATACTAATGTAGAGGCAACGGGCAATTCTCCACCTAGACCCATCCCAACTAAAAAGCGCAAAATTAAAAATGCAGTTAATGACGTAGTAAATGCAGACAAACCACTTGCAACAGAAAAGAGAACAAGTGTCCACATAAAAATTTGTTTCCGTCCTACTTTATCAGCAAATACCCCAAAAAAGAGAGCCCCTACTGCCATCCCGATTGAATTAATACTACCAATCCAGCCAGATTGACTTGGTGTAAGTCCCCAATCTGCTGCTAACGCTGCAATGACGAAAGATAATATACCAACGTCCATTGCATCGAAGAGCCACCCTACCCCTGCAACACCCAAAAGCTTATTTCTTGAGATGGGTTGTTGAGGTCTATTTGTTACGGCTGTATTTATTGTCATTCTAATCACCTGTCTTTACACTTGACTTTACATTACAAGATTACTATACAGTTGTTTCAAGAAAGTGACAAGTAAAATTCAAATTACCGAATTGTTTCGACAATTAACGAAATGCTATTGAAATAATAGTGCAATTTGCGTTAAAATGTCTTTTATACAAAAACAACTGTTCTTTCTATAAGAACAAAAGGAGATCGTAACGTTATGTGGAAAGGCCTTATTGAAGAATATAAACAATTTTTACCCGTAACTGAAAATACACCCGCTTTAACTTTAAACGAAGGCAATACGCCTCTTATACATTTAGTGAATTTATCAAAGAAACTAGGTATTGAGCTTTATGGAAAAATTGAAGGTGCAAACCCGACTGGATCATTTAAAGACCGAGGAATGGTGTTTGCAGTTGCAAAAGCTATTGAGGACGGAAGTCAATGTGTTATTTGCGCTTCTACAGGAAACACTTCGGCTGCTGCCGCTGCATATGCAACACGTGCTGGTATTCAATCAATCGTTGTCATCCCTAAAGGGAAAGTTGCTCTTGGTAAACTAGCACAAGCTACCATGTATGGTGCAAAAATCATTGAAATAGATGGTAACTTTGATGATGCTCTTAATATCGTTCGCCAGGTGAGTGAAACAACTCCTGTTGCACTTGTAAATTCGGTAAATCCATATCGTATTGAAGGTCAAAAAACAGCATCCTTTGAAATTGTAGATGCCTTAGGTTCAGCACCAGATTATTTGTGTATTCCAGTTGGGAACGCAGGGAATATTACAGCATACTGGAAAGGCTTTAAAGAATATCATGCTGCAAAAGATTGCGGTCTACCAAAAATGTATGGCTTTGAGGCTGAAGGTGCCGCAGCAATCGTCAAAGGCGAACCGATTGCAAACCCAGAGACAGTAGCAACAGCCATTCGAATAGGTAATCCTGCTAGTTGGAAATTGGCAGAAGCAGCTCGCGATGAATCTGGTGGTATGATTGATTCGGTTACAGATGAAGAAATTGTTGCTGCCTATAAATTAATTGCAAGTACAGAAGGTATTTTTGTTGAGCCAGGTTCAGCTGCTTCTTTAGCAGGTGTTATTAAGTCCGTAGAAAGTGGAAAAATTCCACTGGGCGCTAAAGTTGTAACGATCTTTACAGGTAACGGGCTAAAAGATCCTGATACTGCAATGAATGTTTCTTCTGTCGAAGTTGTATCCCTCAAAAATGATGAAGAAGAAATTCGTGCATATATTGAGGGTGTACTATGAGTAAAACGTGGCAAATCTCAGTTCCTGGAAGCACAGCCAACTTAGGTCCCGGCTTTGATTCAATAGGACTCGGCTTGTCTCTTTACTTAAAACTTACCGTGACTTTACAAGATCATTGGGATATTATTCATCTTGATGATAATGGTCCTAAAGAGTTTGAGCTAGAAGAACACTTACTATACGTCATTGCTAAAAAAATCGCCCAACAATACGGTCAACAACTACCTGCTTGTCGTGTTGAAATGGCTAGTGAACTCCCGTTAGCACGTGGTCTCGGAAGTAGTGCAGCTGTTATTGTTGCGGGTATTGAGCTTGCTAACCAAGTATGTGAGCTAGATTTAACTACTCAAGATAAACTCAATCTATCCTCACAAATTGAGGGGCATCCAGATAACGCAACCGCTTCTGTTTTAGGGGGATTAACCATATCCTCTATGGACGATAACGGCCTAGTCGATACATTTCATATTAATGATATCGATGCATCCTTTGTTGTATATGTACCAGATGTTGAACTAAAAACGAGTGAGTCCCGTTCTGTTTTACCAGAACAATTGAATCGATCCTATACAGTGCGTGCTTCTGCAAATGCGAATATGTTAGCAGCTTCCTTAATGGCACGGGACTTCGAGCGTGCTGGTCGTTATATGGAGGCAGACTTATTCCATGAACCGTTTCGCGCAAAGCTTATTCCTGCGTATGCAGAAATTCGTACAGCTGCAAAAGCTAATGGTGCCTATGGAACAGCATTAAGCGGAGCGGGTCCAACAATGATTTCAATCATTCCCTCGGCTATTGCCTCTGACTTCGTTCATTTAATGAAAGAGCAATTCCCTGAACATCAGGTTATTTTGACAAAAGCCGATGAACATGGTGTACAAGTTAATAGATAATTGGAAGAAACGTCTACTATAATAGTAGGCGTTTTTTCTTGAAAGGAAGTATGGTTAAAACTAATATTATAGAAGTATAAGGTTAGACATTTATAGATTACTAGGAACTTATGTTTCTAAGGAGGAACTATCTTGCAACCAATAATATTCTGTGATTTCGATGGCACGATAACAGAAACTGATAATATCTTTTCACTTATGACTGAATTTGTACCCGAGGAATCTGAGAAAATTGCCAAAGCTATGATGGAGCAAACAATTTCCTTTAAAGATGGGCTTTCAGCTATGTTTCGTTTACTTTCTACTCAACAAAAGGATGATGTAATACAGTACCTTATGAATTCTGCGGTCATCCGTGAAGGCTTTGGCGAATTTGTTCACTATGCCCAAGACAACAATATTCCATTTTATATTGTAAGTGGTGGGGTTGATTTTTTCATTAAACCTTTAGTTGAGAAATATGGGCCGTTTTCAGGTATTTACTGTAATAAAGCAGATTTTTCTGGTGATCAGATAGAGCTGATTTATCCAAATAGCTGTGACGAGGCATGTACTAAATTTAGCACGCAAGGTTGCGGCTGCTGCAAGCCTAGCGTTATGCGGAAGGTTGCTACAGAAGATCATTATAAAATTGTGATTGGTGATTCTTTATCTGATTTCGAGGCAGCCAAACTAGCCGATATAGTCCTTGCTAGAGACCACCTTATCCAGCGCTGTGAGGAGCTTCATGTTCCTTATAAACCTTTTACTACTTTCCATGATTGTTTACACATTGTCCAAGAACTTCTGGATTCAACAAACACTGTTCCCACTATTTAATGTGAGAATAAACAAGAGAGCCACTTTTACTAAGATGGCTCTCTTGTTTTCTACTTATTATGCTAATAACACTAAGCTAATGGCCATGACCGCCATTCCCCCTACTAAACCATACATCGACAAATGTGTTTCATCGTATCTTTGCGCTGCGGGTAATAATTCATCTAATGAAATAAAGACCATTATTCCAGCAACACCTGCAAAGACGATACCAAACATTACATCCGTTAAAAATGGCATAAGAAGCAAAAATGCTACTAATGCACCGACAGGCTCTGCTAATCCTGATAAAAAGGATAATTTAAAAGCCTTTCGACGATTACCCGTTGCAAAGAAAATTGGAACGGATACAGCAATGCCCTCTGGAATATTATGAATGGCTACCGCAATGGCAATGGCAATCCCAACATTCGGGTCATTAATAGCTGACATAAATGTGGCGATTCCCTCTGGGAAA is a genomic window containing:
- a CDS encoding FAD-dependent oxidoreductase, which encodes MTQSLWLATAESVSLSSLTSSVTCDVCIIGGGLTGLYTAYTLAKAGVDVVLLEANTHFGHGTTGHSTGKLTAQHSIVYANLLEKLSVEEAQLYYQLNQQAIDQARQILPENSVRQVDSLLYCQSKEGYAQLLKEWNAYKVLNIKSKITSDTELPFPITKALCMSQQAQINPLEVSNFLAKEAQAMGARLYSNTRVQQLNIPQNNLHTEKNISVQYNKLILCSHYPIEAFRGLHLFKLSNSRSYMVASKVSETMQGQYLSVDFPSRSIRTATINNEHYLVLGGANHIAGETVNTEPYYEAISNEMKEHFEQQPLYRWSAQDIETPDIVPYVGRITNSLPNVLIATGYRKWGISNSFVAGDILSSLITGARSEDGAIALYSPSRTKFGAQFMQMLKVGGFVAKEYIAGYMKNVTAPTCTHLGCKTKWNEADETWDCPCHGSRFNAKGEVLEGPAVQPLKLD
- a CDS encoding manganese-dependent inorganic pyrophosphatase gives rise to the protein MSKVLVFGHKNPDTDTITSAIVYAYLKQQIGEEAEAVRLGDVNNETQFALDKFGFEAPRLITSVVGEADKVILVDHNEFQQSADGIEEVQITEVIDHHRIANFQTADPLYYRAEPVGCTATILNKIFKENGVAIPANIAGLMLSAIVSDTLLFKSPTCTEQDVKAGEELAQIAGVDAAEYGLAMLKAGADLSDKSLEDLLSLDAKEFQFGEYKSVVAQVNAVDINDVLNRQEELEILLNKNVAENGLDLFFFVVTDILNNDSTAVAIGQVAEVAAKGFGAELINNRVVLPGVVSRKKQIVPVLTEALK
- a CDS encoding GNAT family N-acetyltransferase; translation: MTKKMEKKYIPLANYFEVALQQEITLSFSELENIMGQALPNAAYLNKSWWKKTKPPLSHYLSWTNAGYYVIDVKLGTSVTFSRTQMKTTENNTANNEENPSAYIIRGIEASDARSFIHLQEEIFQQTDFMYNVQNELDLTVQQLRKNLAYWKQLKNRTILLCVLNGIFAGYAVVHGYKQSKVRHVASIRLAVKEEHQQKGIGSALMKAVENWSKQRDISRLELTVMEHNNVALHLFTKLGFQQEGIRQNAIKLNNTYVNEYCLSKIL
- a CDS encoding MurR/RpiR family transcriptional regulator; amino-acid sequence: MSIHEDIKKRFVRLSKGQRKVAQFVMDNPTTVIANGAAEVGRLANVSESTVIRFCYAMELSGYVELQEEIRNDIMSQSVGTNLQPTYIAKKLTNSNFGKIMHRDSQHIQETIQLINEQQIQKSSKWMHEADNIYILGTCHHASVANWLSNTLKTLRTNIKQLRLDSEELVNQMNSMGEHTTLIVLSFDKQMKDIKTIIEIAKIKKVKIIAITGSAFSPIREYASALFALGTKNHSSLDIAPVLFSFLHALIEEMISQDKGQYEKYQQSYEQVENNVLFLDAVREKQVF
- a CDS encoding MFS transporter translates to MTINTAVTNRPQQPISRNKLLGVAGVGWLFDAMDVGILSFVIAALAADWGLTPSQSGWIGSINSIGMAVGALFFGVFADKVGRKQIFMWTLVLFSVASGLSAFTTSLTAFLILRFLVGMGLGGELPVASTLVSESVAAKERGRVVVLLESFWAAGWLIAALISYFVIPTWGWRVALILTALPAFYAIYLRWHLPDSPQFTVKEESKKRSISQNMKEVWSKKYAKSTLMLWILWFTVVFSYYGMFLWLPSVMVGKGFDMITSFKYVLIMTLAQLPGYFTAAWFIEKFGRKFVLVSYLIGTAVSALIFGNADTLAMLLTSGMFLSFFNLGAWGALYAYTPEQYPSIIRGTGAGMAAAVGRIGGIFGPLLVGFLLTAGYDIGFIFAIFCGAIIIGVVGVIFLGKETKQLELE
- the thrC gene encoding threonine synthase; this translates as MWKGLIEEYKQFLPVTENTPALTLNEGNTPLIHLVNLSKKLGIELYGKIEGANPTGSFKDRGMVFAVAKAIEDGSQCVICASTGNTSAAAAAYATRAGIQSIVVIPKGKVALGKLAQATMYGAKIIEIDGNFDDALNIVRQVSETTPVALVNSVNPYRIEGQKTASFEIVDALGSAPDYLCIPVGNAGNITAYWKGFKEYHAAKDCGLPKMYGFEAEGAAAIVKGEPIANPETVATAIRIGNPASWKLAEAARDESGGMIDSVTDEEIVAAYKLIASTEGIFVEPGSAASLAGVIKSVESGKIPLGAKVVTIFTGNGLKDPDTAMNVSSVEVVSLKNDEEEIRAYIEGVL
- the thrB gene encoding homoserine kinase gives rise to the protein MSKTWQISVPGSTANLGPGFDSIGLGLSLYLKLTVTLQDHWDIIHLDDNGPKEFELEEHLLYVIAKKIAQQYGQQLPACRVEMASELPLARGLGSSAAVIVAGIELANQVCELDLTTQDKLNLSSQIEGHPDNATASVLGGLTISSMDDNGLVDTFHINDIDASFVVYVPDVELKTSESRSVLPEQLNRSYTVRASANANMLAASLMARDFERAGRYMEADLFHEPFRAKLIPAYAEIRTAAKANGAYGTALSGAGPTMISIIPSAIASDFVHLMKEQFPEHQVILTKADEHGVQVNR
- a CDS encoding 2-hydroxy-3-keto-5-methylthiopentenyl-1-phosphate phosphatase; its protein translation is MQPIIFCDFDGTITETDNIFSLMTEFVPEESEKIAKAMMEQTISFKDGLSAMFRLLSTQQKDDVIQYLMNSAVIREGFGEFVHYAQDNNIPFYIVSGGVDFFIKPLVEKYGPFSGIYCNKADFSGDQIELIYPNSCDEACTKFSTQGCGCCKPSVMRKVATEDHYKIVIGDSLSDFEAAKLADIVLARDHLIQRCEELHVPYKPFTTFHDCLHIVQELLDSTNTVPTI